Within Acidaminococcus timonensis, the genomic segment TGGATGAAATGGTAACGGGAGGCGACAAGCAATGATCCGACAGCATCTGGCCATCCTGGCCGACAACAAACCCGGCGTGCTGACCCATGTGGCCGGACTCATCAGCCGCCGTGCCATCAACATCGAGTTCATCAACGCCGGCTATACGGAAGAACCGGACGTAACCCGGATCAACATCGTCGTTTCCGTGGAAGACCGGTATGAGCTGGACCAGGCCATCAAACAGCTGGCCAAGCTCATCGATGTGATCAAGGTGGTGAACCTGGACGACGCTCCCTTTGTGAGCTATGAACTGGCCATGATCAAGGTCAGCGCCCCCACACCCCAGGTGCGGGAGGAACTGACGAACCTGGCCGACCTGTTCCACGCCAAGGTGGTGGACGTACAGAAAAAATCCCTGGTACTCCGCCTCACCGGCCGGGAGGATCACATCGATGCCCTCCTGGAAGTGCTGGAGGACTACCAGATCATCGAAATCGCCCGTACCGGGCAGATTTCCCTCTCCCGCGGGCTGATTCCAGTAAAAAAAATGTAATAAAAAAGAGAGCTGTGAACGATTTGATGTGACCCCAAAAAGTTAGACCTTAGTAACGAGATGGTTTTTACCGTCTCGTTACTTTTTTATGCTGCCTGCAAGGAAAGCCTGTATTGAACAGGACTTTTCCAGCCCAGTTTTTCCTTGATTCTTTGCTCGTTATAGTATTTGATGTATCGTTCGATAGCGCCTTTTAATTCTTTGTAGCTGTAGTAGGTCACTCCGTAATATATTTCCTGCTTCAGTAAGCCGAAGAAGTTTTCCATTACAGCGTTATCATGACAGTTGCCTTTTCGAGACATGCTCTGAAAAATTCGTTCGTTTTTTAGTCTTTTGGTATAGAATTTCATTTGGTATGCCCAGCCCTGATCGGAGTGAAATGTTCTTCGATACGGACAATCAGCAGTAATTTTGATTGCTTTGGCTTGAGCTTCCAGTATGCTGTTAGCCGAAGGATATTTGGCTATTCCATAGCTGATGATTTCATTATTGAACATGTCCAGGAAAGGATCCAGATAAAGCTTGCGCAGAGTCAAATGTCCCTGTGAATCTGCTTCATAGTATTTGAATTCTGAAGTGTCGGTCGTAATCTTCTGGTGAGGGATATTCGTCTCAAAACGACGATGTATCCTATTTGGAGCAATGGTTCCTACCTTACCCTTATAGGAGCTGTATTTACGGCTCTTCCGGGTAAAAGATGTTACCTGAAGGCTCAGTTTCTGCATGATACGTTGAACTTTCTTCTTGTTCACGCAAATCCCTTGGTTCTTTAGCTCACCGGTCATGCGACGGTATCCATAATCTTTATGCTGGCTGCGGATTTCCTGTATTTTCTCCTCTACTTCCTGGTCTGGATTCTCGCGGTCAAACCGTTTCTGCCAGTACATATAGGTTGCTTTGGGCATTTGCGTATAGGAGAGAATGTCTTTCAACTTGAATGATCCTCGGAGACTGGAGATGATTTTCGCAACTCTCTCATTTTTGCTTCGTCCTCTAAACGCAGTCTCCTCAGTTCTTTTAAAAAAGCATTCTCTATTCGGAGTTTAAGGTTTTCATTCTCTAACTCCTGGACATGTTCCACACTGATGTTGACCATCGGTTGTTGAACCTGGGTATCTGTTTTTTTGGGTTTTGATTGGCTCAAAGTCTTTTTCCTACCTTTTTTATGTGACCGTAACGCATCCGGCCCCGCAATTTTAAATTCATTGACCCATCTGGAAATCAATGACGGATTGTTGATTCCTACACGAATTGCCAATTCCTGATATGAGATTTCATTTGTTAAGTAAGACTCTACCACAGAAAGTTTTTCTTTGAAAGAGTATATTTTTTGAGAGCGAGATCTCTTCAGACCATTATCTCCAAATGCCTTGTAAGCAGCAGCCCACTTTAGCAGCTGGCTGCTACTTGCCATCCCATATTTACGTGAAATAGAAATACACCCTTTGTCACTGTTCAAGTATTCCAGTACTATTTTTTTCTTAAATTCATAGCTGTGTCTTGCCATAAAAAAACTAACCCCCAATTGTTAGATTTTTGGTCTAACAATTGGGGGTCAGCTCAATTTTTTCACAGCTCTCTTTTTTGCCAGCGTAAGCTGGCTTCCATCAGCTAGTGACTATTTGACTAGTGACTAGTGACGGGTGTGTGAAAAAGTATTTTTCACGCCCCTTTTAGAAATGGATCGTCTGGCCGTCCCTGGGCATGATATAGCTGGTGACGCCCCGGTTGGTCAATCTGCCCCGCATCTCATGACGGGTGATGCAGGCCGCTGCATCGTTGTCCATATGGGTCACGTACACCACGGCATCGGGCAGGTTCCGGGATACGCTCTCGATGTCCTCGTCATCCATGGAAAGCCGGCCGCATCCCAGCAGCGCAGCTGCGCAACCATTCACCATCACCACCCGGGGCTTGAAATCCTGGAGTACCTGTCGTACCCCCTCGTACCAGATGGTATCTCCGGCCACATACAGCGCCTTTTCTCCTTCTTTCAGGAGCACCACTCCCATGGCATCCCCGGTGGGGATGATCTTTCCGTGGCAGGTGGCCGTCTTCACCAGGGTGATCTCCCCCAGCTCGGTGCCTTCCTCCGACACCACCCGCACATCTGCAAAGCCGGATTTCCGCAGGAGCGCTGCATCCGTCTCGTTCTGTACCAGGGCCGGGATCTTCTTATCCAGCAAAGCGCCCACCGTGCCATCCGCGGCCCGATCGATGTGGTCCGGAGCCAGGCTGGTGAACAGATAATAATCCACATGCTCCAGGATCGTCCCGATGGGGTCCGGAAGGGGATAAAAGGGCATGGGAAGCTGCATTTTCACCGGATCAGGGGTCTTATAGGGCTGGCCGGAAATATCCCCCAGGGTCCCCAAGGCCCCCTTTTCTCCCAGATAGGGATCCAGAAGGAACGTTGTATCTCCATAAACGATTTTATTGGTACCATTGCGAATCTGTTGGATCTGCATTGTATGACCTCCTTTTCTGCCTTTTATTATACTCCCAGATTGGGCAGGGGACGCCCAGCAAAAAGAATCCTTCCCCGGCCTCCAGGACCCTTCTCCCAGGGGCTGCTGCTAGCGGCTTCCCCGATACTTGAAGCAGCCGGGCTCGTGGCTGTCCACCACCCCCACAGCCTGCAGGTAGGAATAGACCACCGTGGTGCCCACGAACTTCATCCCCAGTTTCTTCCATGCTTTGGACAGGTTGTCGGACAGGTCCGAATGGGTCCGGCCGTCGTGTTCCTGCAGGGTCTTCCCTTCTGTAAAATGCCACAGATACCTGTCGAAGCTGCCCCATTGCCCTGCCAGTTCCAGGAAGATCCGGGCATTGGTCACGGCCGCCCTGATCTTCAGTTTGTTCCGGATGATCCCGGGATCCTGGCGCAGGGCCTCCAGTTTCCTTTCCTCATAAGCAGCGATCTTCACCGGGTCGAAACCATCGAAGGCATTCCGGAAGGCCTCCCGCTTATTCAGTACACATTCCCAGGAAAGCCCGGCCTGGAAGGTTTCCAGCAGCAGCATTTCAAACAGCTTCCGGTCCGTATGGACCGGTACGCCCCATTCTTCGTCATGGTACCGGATGTACCGTTCATTTTTCGGATTGGCCCAGAAGCATCGCTGCTTCCCGTCAGCCCATTTTGTCATTCTTTTACTCCTTATTCAAAAAATCGCCGATGGCGATTTTTCACCATCGGCTAGAGACTAGTGACTCGAGACTAGTGGCTTTATTGAGTTACCGCTTCCGCCACCTTATGGCCCATTTCGGAGGTACTGATCACCGTCAGTCCTTCGCCGGCCAGCTCCGGTGTCCGGTAGCCCTGTTTCATCACTTCATCCACTGCCGCTTCAATGGCTTTGGCAGCCGCTTCCTGTTTCAGGGAATACCGCAGCAGCATGGCCGCTGACAGGATGGTCCCCAGCGGGTTGGCAATGCCCTTGCCGGCAATGTCCGGCGCACTGCCATGGATGGGTTCGTACAGCCCGGTTCCATCGCCCAGGCTGGCAGAAGGCAGCAGCCCGATGCTGCCGGCAATGGTGGAAGCCTCATCCGACAGGATATCCCCGAAAATGTTGTTGGTCAGGATCACATCGAACTGTTTGGGATCCAGCACCAGCTGCATGGCACAATTGTCCACATAATAGTGGTTCAGTTCCACATCCGGATACTTCTCATCATGGATTTCCGTGACGATTTTCCGCCACATCCGGGAAGAACCCAGGACATTGGCTTTATCCACGCTGGTCACCTTGCCCCGGCGCAAACGGGCCGCTTCAAAGGCCTTGACAGCAATCCGTTCCACTTCAGGACGGGTGTATTTTTCAATGTCCGAAGCCGTTTCCACCCCATCCACCAAAGCGGCTTCCTTGTGTTCTCCGAAGTAGATCCCGCCGGTCAGTTCCCGGACAATCACCAGATCGGCGCCTTCTGCCCGTTCCGTCTTCAGCGGAGACAGATGGGCCATGTAGGGACGCACCTGCACCGGCCGCAGGTTGCAGTACAGCCCCAGGGCCTTGCGGATGCCCAGCAGCCCCTTTTCCGGCCGCTTGGTCACATCTTCGATGTGATCCCATTTGGGACCGCCTACCGCGCCCAACAGCACACCGTCCGCCGCCCTGGCACTGGCAATGGTCTCTTCCGGCAGCGGCGTTCCGAACTTGTCATAGGCACAGCCTCCCATGAGTTTGTGGTCATAGGAAATGTCCAGGCCAAACACATCGGCCGTTTTTTTCATGACTTCAAGGGCGGCATCGGTGATCTCAGGACCGATGCCATCCCCGGCCAATACGGTAACTTTCATCAGGCATGCTCTCCTTTCACATAGTTGATCAGCCCGCCGGCTTCCTGGATTTTCCGGACAAAGGCCGGCAGCGGATGGGTCTTGATGGTGATGCCTTTATTCACCACATGGATCTCCCCTTTGTCCAGATCCACATCCACCGTATCCCCGGCCTGGATCTTTTTGGCATCGTCACCCACTTCCAGCACCGGCAGCCCGATGTTGATGGCATTCCGATAGAAGATCCGGGCAAAGCTTTCGGCAATGATGCACTGGATGCCCTTTTCCTGGATGACAATGGGAGCATGCTCCCGGGAGGAGCCGCAGCCGAAGTTCCGGCCGGCCACGATGATGTCCCCGGGCTTTACGTTGGGGGCAAAGGTGGTGTCGATATCTTCCATGGCATGTTCGCTCAATTCTTTGAAATCGGAGATGTTCAGGTAGCGGGCAGGGATGATCACATCCGTGTCCACATGGTCTCCGTAACGCCAAACCTTACTCATTTCATTACCTCCCTGGGATCCGTGATATGGCCGGTCACTGCACTGGCCGCTGCCGTCAGCGGGCTGGCCAGATACACTTCGCTGTCTACGTGGCCCATCCGGCCTCTGAAGTTCCGGTTGGTGGTGGAAACGCACCGTTCACCGGCTGCCAGGATGCCCATATAGCCGCCCAGACAGGGTCCGCAGGTGGGCGTGGATACGGCGGCACCGGCGTTGATGAAGATGTCCAGCAGGCCGTTATCCATGGCCCGTTTGTAAATTTCCTGGGTAGCCGGGATGATGATGCAGCGCACCCGGTCGTTGACTTTCCGGCCCTTCAGGATGCGGGCTGCCGAAACCAGATCTTCGTACCGGCCGTTGGTGCAGGAACCGATGACCACCTGGTCGATGGCAATGTCCCTGCCTTCTGCGGCAGGATGGGTGTTTTCCGGAAGATGGGGATAGGCCACCGTCGGCTCCAGCTGATCCAGGGCGATGGTGATGGTGCGAGCATAGACCGCATCTTCATCTGCTTCCACGGCTTCCCATTTCCGGGTGACGCCCCGTTCTTTCAGATATTCCCGGGTCTTGTCATCCACCGGGAAGATCCCGTTCTTGCCGCCGGCTTCAATGGCCATGTTGCAGATGGTGAACCGGTCCGCCATGGACAGTTCTCCCACCCCGTCCCCAAAGAATTCCAGGGACTGATACAGGGCCCCATCCACTCCGATCATGCCGATCAGGGTCAGGATCACGTCCTTACCGGAAATGTAGTCCGGTTTCTTGCCGGTGAGTACCACTTTGATGGCCCGTGGGACCTTGAACCAGGTCTGTCCGCTGGCCATGGCAGCCCCCAGGTCCGTCTGGCCCACCCCGGTGGAGAAGGCGTTCACGGCACCATAGGTGCAGGTGTGGGAATCGGCCCCGATGACCAGCTCGCCCGGTGCCACCAGGCCGCTGTCAGGGACCAGGGCATGTTCGATGCCCATCCGTCCCACTTCAAAATAGTTGGTGATATGGTGTTTCCGGGCAAAATCCCGCATGTGTTTGCACAGGGTGGCCGATTTGATATCCTTGGGAGGAGAGAAATGATCCGGCACCAAAGCAATCTTATCCTTGTTGAACACAGGACGGCCGATTTTATCGAATTCATCGATGGCAGGAGGCCCGGTAATATCATTGGCCAGGGTCAGATCCACCTGGGAAACCAGCAGTTCCCCTTCTTCCACTTCCGGCCGGCCGGCATGGCGGGCCAGGATTTTTTGCGTTCTTGTCATTCCCATTTGTATGACTTCCTTTCTTGTGCACCAAAAAGCCCCTACCTGCTGCAAAGCAGATAGGGGCGAACGAGCGCTGTACCACCCTATGTTGGGTCTCATTCAGCCTAACGCGCTGTGGACGGCAGAAGTTACTGGATTTCGCCTCTGCAGCTCCCGGGCCAGAGGAATCGTCATCGCTTACTGGCTCGCACCCAACGCCAGCTCTCTGGAAGTTCATACGATTCCATTCCCGTTCATTGCCTGTGTTTGTTTGAAATGGTATGGTTTACATTATACATCATTGGCAACGGGTGTCAATAGTTTTTTGTAGTCAAACATGAACTTTAATCGAACAATCCGGCATTATCATATTGTGCAGGGATGACAACCTGGGCATTTCCATCAATATATCCCCATTTTTTAGTACGGCTGTCCTTGAAAGCAGCCCTGTCCGCCGTGAGAGGCCCCAGTTGCTGCAGTTCTTCCCGGAAGGGAGCCACGGCCCTGCCGGATCTGTCGATGACACCACCCTTGCCCTTTTCCATGGCCGTAGTCCGGTCTTCCAGGAAAGACTGGACGCTTTCGAACCGGTTGGCGATCACCACCTGGTTGGACGGGTCGATGAAGCCCCATTTCTTGTCAGAGGCAAAGGGAGCCAGTCCCCGGCTGAAGGGCAGCAGGGCATCGTAGGCAGCCGGGATCACGATCCGGCCTTTTTCATCCAGCATGCCCCAGTGGCCTTCATCCCGGAACAGGGCATATTTGCCGTAGAAGGGAGACACGTAGCTGTAATTGGGCGGAATCACTTCCTGCCCCTTCTTGTCCACATAGCCCCGGTACAGGTTGGAAGGCATGGCCATGGCCGGTGAGACGCTGATGCCGCCACCCCAGCCCCAGCCGTGGTGATGGTGATGATGGTACCCATAGCCCACATCACCCCAATAGGGACCCCAGCCGGGACCGATGCCCCAGTAGGGACCGCCCCAGCCCCAGCCGTCTCCCCAGCCCAGGCCGATGGAGAGATAATCCAGGAAGCTGTGGCTGGCCCGGCGGACACCCACTTCGGCCAGGCCGTTATCCTGGAAGTCGCCTACGTAGGCATACTTCTTCAGTTTGGCATACCGCCTGCCCGTGGTATCCATGAGCCAGCCGCCGTCCACCACGGCCACGCCCTGGTGGAAATCCCCGGCTTTTCTGGCACTGACACTGGGCAGCACGGTGCCGTCCCTGCGGATGTAGAACCACTGTTTGCCGGTTTTGACCGCAGCCAGCCCTTCGCTGAAGCCATGGACTTCCTTGTACTGGGGCTGGATCACCACTTTTCCGGTGGTATCGGCAAAGCCCCATTTGCCCTTCAGCTTGACAGGCGCCATTCCCTCGCTGAAAGCCTGGACCCCTTCATAGTCCCCGGGCAGCTTCTCCCCCTTCAGATTGTAAAAGCTCCAGGTCCTGCCGGCCTGCCCCCCCAGATATCCGGTGCCTCCGTCGGTGACTTTCTTCAGGGTGGGCGGCAGCAGCACCCTGCCGTCCCGGTCCATCAGACCGTATTTGCCCTTCTCCTGGACAAGGATCACCGGGTCCTCCTTAGGGTCCCCCAGGACCACTTTTTTATAATGCAGGGGCAGGATTTCCTTTCCTGCCGTATCGATGACCCCCTGTTTGCCGGATTTTTCCACCACGGCCAGATGGTCGGCCGCCAGGGCTGTCTGCCCCAGAGCCAGGCACAGTCCCAGCACAACAGCCAATTTACCATATGTCATCCAGAACACCTCCATCCATTTGCTGGTTTTATTGTACCACAGGGAAGTGAAAGGAAGCAGGTACAGGATGGCCTATTTCCCTGTCACGTTGCTGCGGATCAGCCGGGCCAGGGCCTCCATGGCCCGTGTCTGGTAGGCACCCCTGCGGCGGGCCAGATACAGCGTCCGGCGCAGGGGAAATGCCGGCAGCTGATAGAACACAGCCCGGTTCTTTTTCCGCAGGATCTGCAGGGCCATGCGGGGGATCAGTGCGAATCCCTGGTTGGCCAGGACCAGCCGATGGGACAGGGTCACACTGTCCGTTTCCAGGATCACCCGGGGATGCAGCCCCGCTTCCCGAAACAGGGAATCTGCCTGGAACCGCATACCCCGCCCCGGCTTCAATAAGATGAAGGGCATATGCTCCAGCAGGGATACATCCGGCAGCACATTGGTGCTGCCATAGGACCAGTTCCCCTGCTTTTCATAAAAGAAAGCCGGCGCCTCCAGATAGATGGGATCCGTCAGAAGGGGCTGGTACTCCAGTTCCGGATCCGTGTTCTCATAAGTCAGGGAAAGGTCCAGCTTTCCCTGGCGAAGCAGGGGATTCAGTTCCCGGATCCAGGTTTCCGTCAGCTGCAGTTCCACCTGAGGATATTGTTTCCGGAACTGTTCCAGGATCACCGGCAGCAGCACTTCGCTGGAAATTCGGGAAAGTCCCAGCCGGACCTGGCCCGTATGGGAATCCCGGATATCGTGGATTTCCCGCTGTCCTTCCTGATAGGCCGCCAGGACCTGTCGGGCGGATCGGGCATAGATTTCCCCTGCCTGGGTCAGATAAACCCCGCCGGCCTCCCGTACCAGCAGGGGCAGTCCCGCCTCCTGTTCCAGTTCCCGGATGATCCGGCTCAGGGCCGGCTGGGCCAGCTCCAGTTTCCGGGCCGCCGCCGTGATATTTTTTTCTTCACAGACGGTCAGGAAATACCGCAGGTATTTTTCGTGGAACATGATATTCTGCCTCCCATATCATTTTTGTTATAGCGCTATTATACTATTAAGATTTTACAGCATGGCAGGGATTTTTTATAATAGAAGGGAATTTGCTGGAGAGGAGCGTTTCCATGAAAAAAATCACTGCATTCCTGACAGCCGCCCTGATCGGGTTCTTTCTGCGGCAGCTGGGTATCCCAATTCCCTATATGCTGGGCGGCATCCTGACCGGATTCGTCCTCAGCGCTTTCCTGGACAGCTCCTTCCACTGGCCCAGGCAGTGGCGCAATGCCATGCTGGGAGTGGCCGGCTATGGCATCGGCAGCAACTGCACCCCTGAAACATTTGTCAAACTGAGCCAGGAAACCCTGGGCATCTTCGGTGCCTCCCTCTTCACCCTGGCGGTGTCCGTGGCCGTGGCCATCTACATGCACCGGCATACCTTCGCCAATCTGCTCAGCTCCATTATGGGCTGCCTGCCCGGCGGCCTAACTGCCATGACGGTCCTGATGGAAGATTATGAAGAAGCGGACCAGAATGTAGTGGTGGTATCCCAATGCCTCCGTCTATTCGTAGTGGAAGTCAGTGTCCCGTTCCTGGCGGTGAATCTGTTCGGCGGCCAGGTCATCCGCCTGACCGGCCCCAGCCTGTGGGACACCAGCGTGGCGGATTTCCTGAGCCTGTTCCATCCGGGCTGGCTGCTGGTTTTCCCCCTGGCGCTGGGAGGCCGATACCTGGCAAAGAAGGGCCACATGCCCACCAGCCAGCTGCTGGGGCCCATTATCGCCACAGCCCTGTTTGCCTGCTGGCAGGGCGGCGTATCCCGGATCCCGGCGCCGGCCATGGCGTTCGCCCAGCTCCACATCGGCCTGTACATCGGCACCATGCTGGATCGGGACAAACTGCTGAAGACAAAGACGCTGATTCCCAACATTTTGATCGGTTCCCTGCTGATGGTGATCTCCAGCGCCCTTCTTTCCCTGTTCCTGTCCCGGCTCTACGGATTCACCACCCTGACGGCCTTCCTGGCCCTGGCTCCCGGCGGTATCGCCGAGATGTGCCTGTCCGGCCTGGAGATGCAGCAGGACGTGGCCGTGATCCTGACCTACCAGCTGGTGCGGGTCCTGATCCTGGCTCTGGGGGTCCCCTTTGCCATCCGAAAAGTATTCAAGCCTGCAAAATAAAAAATGGCTGTCGCTCCACGCGACAGCCATTTTTTATTTTACAATCAATCCAGGGCCGCAAAAGCCTGTTTCAGATCGTCGATGATATCATCGATATGTTCCGTACCGATGGACAACCGGATGGTGGCCGGTGTAATGCCGGAAGCAGCCAGTTCTTCTTCATTCATCTGAGAATGGGTGGTGGAAGCCGGATGGATGACCAGGCTCTTCACATCAGCCACATTGGCCAGCAGGGAGAAGATCTTCAGATGATCGATGAATTTCCGGGCTGCTTCTGCGCCGCCCTTGATTTCAAAGGTGAAGATGGAGATCCCGCCGTTGGGGAAATATTTCTTGTACAGTTCATGATCCGGATGATTGGGCAGGGAGGGATGGTTGACCTTGGCCACATGGGGATCCTTCGCCAGGAAATCAACAACCTTCAGGGCATTCTCCACATGCCGTTCCACCCTCAGAGACAGGGTTTCCAGGCCCTGCAGCAGCAGGAAGGCGTTGAAGGGAGAGATGGTGGCACCCGTATCCCGCAGGATCAGGGTCCGGATGTAGGTTACATAAGCGGCCGCGCCCACGTCCTTGGCGAAGCTGATGCCATGGTAGCTGGGGTTGGGGTCTACCAGCCAGGGGAACCGGCCGGAAGCCACCCAGTCGAATTTACCGCTGTCGATGATCACGCCGCCCAGGGTAGTACCGTGGCCGCCGATGAATTTCGTGGCAGAATGGACTACCACGTCAGCCCCATGTTCGAAGGGACGCAGCAGGTACGGGGTGGCGAAGGTGCTGTCCACCACCAGAGGGATATTGTGCTTGTGAGCAATTTCTGCTACTGCATCGATGTCGATCAGGTTGGCGTTGGGGTTGCCCACGGATTCAATGTAGATGGCCTGGGTGTTTTCCTTTACGGCATCTTCGAATACATGGACGCCCTGGGTGGGATCCACGAACGTGGTTTCAATGCCGAAATCCGGGAAGGTATGTTCGAACAGGTTGTAGGTACCGCCGTACACGGTGGTGGCGCAGACAATGTGCTGACCGGCATGGACCAGAGCCTGCATGGCGTAGGTCACTGCAGCGGCGCCGCTGGCCGTAGCCAGAGCTGCCACGCCGCCTTCCAGGGCAGCGATCCGTTGTTCGAAGACGTCTTCCGTAGGGTTGGTCAGACGGCCGTATACGTTGCCGGCGTCCTTCAGGGCGAACCGATCAGCGGCGTGCTGGCTGTTGCGGAATACGTAAGAAGTGGTTTGGTAAATGGGGACTGCACGGGCATCCGTGGCGGGATCCGGTTGTTCCTGGCCCACATGGAGCTGCAGGGTCTCAAAATGGTACTTTTTTTCTTCGCTCATTGTCTTTGCCTCCCAAATTCAGAACGGTTTTAATTACCTGTACTTCACTATGAATTAAATTATAGGGATATGTTTCTGTTTTGTCAACAGTTTTTGATACAAAAATCCAGGGATTTTTCAACTGTCTGTTGCCTTTCTATGAGGGGATGTCCATTTCTTTGAGAAACCTGCCCCCTGCAGTCCTATTTCCGGGCCAGCAGGACCACCATGGTGATGATGCACAGGGCCCCGATGCTTTCGGCCACTCCGATGTGATTCCCCAGGAACAGGATGGAGAAGAAATAGGCGGAAAGGGGTTCAAAAGCCGCCAGGGTTCCGGTCTCCGAAGCCGGGATGTACCGGGTGCTTTCCAGGTAGACCGTATAGGCCACCAGGGTCCCCAGCACAAACAGCACACCGAAGGACCAGAGAGTATCGAAGTTGAAGAGGGCTCCCTGTACATTGGGATGGACCAGCAGTTCCAGCAGCAGGGCATTGCCCAGACTGCCCCAGCCGATGATCAGGAAACAGCTGTAGCGCTGGAGCAGTTCCGCCGCATACAGGGTGTACCAGGCCATGCCAAAGGCTCCCAGGATGCCCCAGAACAGGGTTTCCGGCGAAACGGCCAGGACAGCCCCCTCTCCCCGGGTAGCAATCAGGGCCGTACCCAGGATGGCCAGCCCCACAGCCACCACTTCCCGCCGCCGGGGTCCCCGCTTCGCTTTCCACAGGGACATGACCAGCAGGATGGCCGGCATCAGGTACTGGAGCACCGTGGCCGTGGCCGCATTGCTGTAATAGATGGCCTTCACAAAAGGCACCTGCATGACAAACATGCCCAGCACGGTGAACTTCAGCATGAGCCAGGGATCCTTCCGCAGCGGTACCAGCAGC encodes:
- a CDS encoding AbrB family transcriptional regulator, yielding MKKITAFLTAALIGFFLRQLGIPIPYMLGGILTGFVLSAFLDSSFHWPRQWRNAMLGVAGYGIGSNCTPETFVKLSQETLGIFGASLFTLAVSVAVAIYMHRHTFANLLSSIMGCLPGGLTAMTVLMEDYEEADQNVVVVSQCLRLFVVEVSVPFLAVNLFGGQVIRLTGPSLWDTSVADFLSLFHPGWLLVFPLALGGRYLAKKGHMPTSQLLGPIIATALFACWQGGVSRIPAPAMAFAQLHIGLYIGTMLDRDKLLKTKTLIPNILIGSLLMVISSALLSLFLSRLYGFTTLTAFLALAPGGIAEMCLSGLEMQQDVAVILTYQLVRVLILALGVPFAIRKVFKPAK
- a CDS encoding DMT family transporter yields the protein MDRNRKIGMGMVLLGASLWGSSSNCMEYLMTHQHFTWQAILFARMVLTGLFFLAFCLYKKEPLLVPLRKDPWLMLKFTVLGMFVMQVPFVKAIYYSNAATATVLQYLMPAILLVMSLWKAKRGPRRREVVAVGLAILGTALIATRGEGAVLAVSPETLFWGILGAFGMAWYTLYAAELLQRYSCFLIIGWGSLGNALLLELLVHPNVQGALFNFDTLWSFGVLFVLGTLVAYTVYLESTRYIPASETGTLAAFEPLSAYFFSILFLGNHIGVAESIGALCIITMVVLLARK
- a CDS encoding O-acetylhomoserine aminocarboxypropyltransferase/cysteine synthase family protein; translation: MSEEKKYHFETLQLHVGQEQPDPATDARAVPIYQTTSYVFRNSQHAADRFALKDAGNVYGRLTNPTEDVFEQRIAALEGGVAALATASGAAAVTYAMQALVHAGQHIVCATTVYGGTYNLFEHTFPDFGIETTFVDPTQGVHVFEDAVKENTQAIYIESVGNPNANLIDIDAVAEIAHKHNIPLVVDSTFATPYLLRPFEHGADVVVHSATKFIGGHGTTLGGVIIDSGKFDWVASGRFPWLVDPNPSYHGISFAKDVGAAAYVTYIRTLILRDTGATISPFNAFLLLQGLETLSLRVERHVENALKVVDFLAKDPHVAKVNHPSLPNHPDHELYKKYFPNGGISIFTFEIKGGAEAARKFIDHLKIFSLLANVADVKSLVIHPASTTHSQMNEEELAASGITPATIRLSIGTEHIDDIIDDLKQAFAALD
- a CDS encoding LysR family transcriptional regulator; translation: MFHEKYLRYFLTVCEEKNITAAARKLELAQPALSRIIRELEQEAGLPLLVREAGGVYLTQAGEIYARSARQVLAAYQEGQREIHDIRDSHTGQVRLGLSRISSEVLLPVILEQFRKQYPQVELQLTETWIRELNPLLRQGKLDLSLTYENTDPELEYQPLLTDPIYLEAPAFFYEKQGNWSYGSTNVLPDVSLLEHMPFILLKPGRGMRFQADSLFREAGLHPRVILETDSVTLSHRLVLANQGFALIPRMALQILRKKNRAVFYQLPAFPLRRTLYLARRRGAYQTRAMEALARLIRSNVTGK